The Bos mutus isolate GX-2022 chromosome 12, NWIPB_WYAK_1.1, whole genome shotgun sequence genome includes a window with the following:
- the PROZ gene encoding vitamin K-dependent protein Z, producing MLTMAGCVPPPLAVLGLLVLLAPHAAWPTVFLPASKAHELLSRWRRAGSYLLEELFEGHLEKECWEEICVYEEAREVFEDDEPTDEFWRTYMGGSPCASQPCLNNGSCQDSIRGYACTCAPGYEGPNCAFAESECHPLRLDGCQHFCYPGPESYTCSCARGHKLGQDRRSCLPHDRCACGTLGSECCQRPQGSQQNLLPFPWQVKLTNSEGKDFCGGVLIQDNFVLTTATCSLLYANISVKTRSHFRLHVRGVHVHTRFEADTGHNDVALLDLARPVRCPDAGRPVCTADADFADSVLLPQPGVLGGWTLRGREMVPLRLRVTHVEPAECGRALNATVTTRTSCERGAAAGAARWVAGGAVVREHRGAWFLTGLLGAAPPERPGPLLLIKVPRYALWLRQVTQQPSRASPRGDRGQGRDGEPVPGDRGGRWAPTALPPGPLV from the exons ATGCTGACCATGGCCGGCTGCGTCCCACCACCGCTCGCCGTCCTTGGGCTCCTCGTCCTCCTCGCCCCGCACGCCGCCTGGCCGACAG TCTTTCTTCCTGCATCGAAAGCGCACGAGCTTCTGTCCAGGTGGAGGCGAGCCGGCTCCTACCTCCTGGAAGAGCTCTTTGAGGGGCATTTAGAGAAGGAGTGCTGGGAGGAGATCTGCGTCTACGAGGAGGCGAGAGAAGTGTTTGAAGACGACGAGCCCACC GATGAATTCTGGAGGACATACATGG GTGGCTCCCCGTGTGCCTCCCAGCCTTGCCTCAACAACGGGTCCTGCCAGGACAGCATCCGCGGCTACGCCTGCACCTGCGCGCCGGGCTACGAGGGCCCCAACTGTGCCTTCG CTGAAAGCGAATGTCACCCCCTGAGGCTGGACGGGTGTCAGCACTTCTGCTACCCGGGACCAGAGTCCTACACGTGCAGCTGTGCAAGGGGCCACAAGCTGGGACAAGACCGCAGGTCCTGCCTCCCCCACG ACAGGTGTGCGTGTGGAACCCTCGGTTCTGAGTGCTGCCAGAGGCCCCAGGGAAGCCAGCAGAACCTTCTGCCTTTCCCGTGGCAG gtAAAACTAACAAATTCCGAAGGAAAAGACTTCTGCGGGGGTGTTCTAATACAGGACAACTTTGTGCTGACAACAGCAACATGCTCACTATTGTACGCAAACATTAGTGTGAAAACAA GGTCCCACTTCCGGCTGCACGTGAGGGGCGTCCACGTGCACACGAGGTTCGAGGCGGACACCGGGCACAACGACGTGGCCCTGCTGGACCTGGCGCGGCCCGTGCGCTGCCCGGACGCCGGGCGGCCCGTCTGCACGGCCGACGCGGACTTCGCCGATAGCGTCCTCCTACCGCAGCCGGGCGTCCTCGGCGGCTGGACCCTCCGCGGCCGCGAGATGGTGCCCCTGCGGCTGCGGGTCACGCACGTGGAGCCTGCGGAGTGCGGCCGGGCCCTCAATGCCACGGTGACCACGCGGACCAGCTGCGAGCGGGGCGCGGCAGCCGGCGCGGCGCGGTGGGTGGCGGGCGGCGCGGTGGTCCGGGAGCACCGGGGCGCCTGGTTCCTCACCGGCCTGCTGGGCGCCGCGCCCCCCGAGCGGCCCGGGCCGCTGCTGCTCATCAAGGTCCCCAGATACGCGCTCTGGCTCCGCCAAGTCACTCAGCAGCCGAGCCGAGCCAGTCCGAGAGGCGACCGGGGTCAGGGGCGTGACGGGGAACCGGTGCCGGGTGACCGCGGTGGGCGGTGGGCGCCGACAGCCCTTCCTCCGGGACCCCTCGTCTGA
- the F10 gene encoding coagulation factor X, whose amino-acid sequence MRHDFYHGRKDENRAGCGRLGTTQRRSCSQNKVLCAHARPLDTAQDESKLGRDLPGAAGAGRPGPQSRPPPPQAWAPTGGCDKQAGRQPPSSLGERTLPWRPVAAGTHGCPRKGPTMAGLLHLVLLSTALGGLLRPAGSVFLPRDQAHRVLQRARRANSFLEEVKQGNLERECLEEACSLEEAREVFEDAERTDEFWSKYKDGDQCEGHPCLNQGHCKDGIGDYTCTCAEGFEGKNCEFSTREICSLDNGGCDQFCREERSEVRCSCAHGYVLGDDSKSCVSTERFPCGKFTQGRSRRWAIHTNEDALDASELEHYDPADLSPTESSLDLLGLNRTEPSAGEDGSQVVRIVGGRDCAEGECPWQALLVNEENEGFCGGTILNEFYVLTAAHCLHQAKRFTVRVGDRNTEQEEGNEMAHEVEMTVKHSRFVKETYDFDIAVLRLKTPIRFRRNVAPACLPEKDWAEATLMTQKTGIVSGFGRTHEKGRLSSTLKMLEVPYVDRSTCKLSSSFTITPNMFCAGYDTQPEDACQGDSGGPHVTRFKDTYFVTGIVSWGEGCARKGKFGVYTKVSNFLKWIDKIMKARAGAAGSRSHSEAPATWTVPPPLPL is encoded by the exons atgagaCATGACTTTTATCATGGTCGTAAAGATGAGAACAGAGCTGGATGTGGACGTCTGGGAACCACACAACGACGCTCCTGTTCTCAGAACAAAGTGCTCTGCGCACACGCCAGGCCCCTGGACACGGCTCAGGATGAGAGTAAGCTCGGCCGGGACCTCCCTGGGGCTGCAGGGGCAGGGCGGCCAGGCCCCCAgagccgccccccgcccccacaggcCTGGGCTCCAACCGGCGGCTGTGATAAGCAGGCTGGGCGCCAGCCGCCCTCCAGCCTGGGCGAGCGGACCTTGCCCTGGAGGCCTGTTGCGGCAGGGACTCACGGCTGTCCTCGGAAGGGCCCCACCATGGCGGGCCTGCTGCATCTCGTCCTGCTCAGCACCGCCCTGGGCGGCCTCCTGCGGCCGGCGGGGAGCG TGTTCCTGCCCCGGGACCAGGCCCACCGTGTCCTGCAGAGAGCCCGCAGGGCCAACTCATTCTTGGAGGAGGTGAAGCAGGGAAACCTGGAGCGAGAGTGCCTGGAGGAGGCCTGCTCACTAGAGGAGGCCCGCGAGGTCTTCGAGGACGCAGAGCGGACG GATGAATTCTGGAGTAAATACAAAG ATGGAGACCAGTGTGAAGGCCACCCGTGCCTGAATCAGGGCCACTGTAAAGACGGCATCGGAGACTACACCTGCACCTGTGCGGAAGGGTTTGAAGGCAAAAACTGCGAGTTCT CCACACGTGAGATCTGCAGCCTGGACAATGGGGGCTGCGACCAGTTCTGCAGGGAGGAGCGCAGCGAGGTGCGGTGCTCCTGCGCGCACGGCTACGTGCTGGGCGACGACAGCAAGTCCTGCGTGTCcacag AGCGCTTCCCCTGTGGGAAGTTCACGCAGGGACGCAGCCGGCGGTGGGCCATCCACACCAACGAGGACGCGCTTGACGCCAGCGAGCTGGAGCACTACGACCCTGCAGACCTGAGCCCCACAGAGAGCTCCTTGGACCTGCTGGGCCTCAACAGGACCGAGCCCAGCGCCGGGGAGGACGGCAGCCAGGTGGTCCGGATAGTGGGCGGCAGGGACTGCGCGGAGGGCGAGTGCCCCTGGCAG gctctgcTGGTCAACGAGGAGAACGAGGGATTCTGCGGGGGCACCATCCTGAACGAGTTCTACGTCCTCACGGCTGCCCACTGCCTGCACCAGGCCAAGAGGTTCACGGTGAGGGTCG GCGACCGGAACACAGAGCAGGAGGAGGGCAACGAGATGGCACACGAGGTGGAGATGACTGTGAAGCACAGCCGCTTTGTCAAGGAGACCTACGACTTCGACATCGCGGTGCTGAGGCTCAAGACGCCCATCCGGTTCCGCCGGAACGTGGCGCCCGCCTGCCTGCCCGAGAAGGACTGGGCGGAGGCCACGCTGATGACCCAGAAGACGGGCATCGTCAGCGGCTTCGGGCGCACGCATGAGAAGGGCCGCCTGTCGTCCACGCTCAAGATGCTGGAGGTGCCCTACGTGGACCGCAGCACCTGTAAGCTGTCCAGCAGCTTCACCATCACGCCCAACATGTTCTGCGCCGGCTACGACACCCAGCCCGAGGACGCCTGCCAGGGCGACAGCGGCGGCCCCCATGTCACCCGCTTCAAGGACACCTACTTCGTCACGGGCATCGTCAGCTGGGGAGAAGGGTGCGCGCGCAAGGGCAAGTTCGGCGTCTACACCAAGGTCTCCAACTTCCTCAAGTGGATCGACAAGATCATGAAGGCCAGGGCGGGGGCCGCGGGCAGCCGCAGCCACAGTGAAGCCCCCGCCACCTGGACGGTCCCGCCCCCCCTTCCGCTCTGA
- the F7 gene encoding coagulation factor VII encodes MLSQAWALALLCFLLSLWGSLPAVFLPQEQALSILHRPRRANGFLEELLPGSLERECREELCSFEEAHEIFRNEERTRQFWVSYNDGDQCASSPCQNGGSCEDQLQSYICFCPDGFEGRNCETDKQSQLICANDNGGCEQYCGADLGAGRFCWCHEGYALQADGVSCAPTVEYPCGKIPVLEKRNGSKPQGRIVGGHVCPKGECPWQAMLKLNGALLCGGTLVGPAWVVSAAHCFERLRSRGNLTAVLGEHDLSRVEGPEQERRVAQIIVPKQYVPGKTDHDVALLQLAQPVALGDHVAPLCLPDPDFADQTLAFVRFSAVSGWGQLLERGVTARKLMVVLVPRLLTQDCLQQSRQRPGGPVVTDNMFCAGYSDGSKDACKGDSGGPHATRFRGTWFLTGVVSWGEGCAAAGHFGIYTRVSRYTAWLRQLMGHPPSRQGFFQVPLLP; translated from the exons ATGCTGTCCCAGGCCTGGGCTCTGGCCCTCCTCTGCTTTCTGCTCAGCCTGTGGGGGTCCCTGCCGGCAG tcttcctgccccaggagcaGGCCCTCAGCATCCTGCATCGGCCTCGGCGTGCCAACGGGTTCCTGGAGGAGCTGCTGCCGGGCTCGCTGGAGCGGGAGTGCAGGGAGGAGCTCTGCTCCTTCGAGGAAGCCCACGAGATCTTCCGCAACGAGGAGAGGACG AGGCAGTTCTGGGTTTCCTACAATG ACGGGGACCAGTGCGCCTCCAGCCCCTGCCAGAACGGGGGCTCCTGTGAGGACCAGCTCCAGTCCTACATCTGCTTCTGCCCCGACGGCTTCGAGGGCCGGAACTGTGAGACCG ACAAGCAGAGCCAGCTGATCTGCGCCAACGACAATGGTGGCTGTGAGCAGTACTGTGGGGCCGACCTGGGGGCCGGGCGCTTCTGCTGGTGCCATGAGGGCTACGCGCTCCAGGCAGACGGGGTGTCCTGCGCGCCCACAG TGGAGTATCCGTGCGGGAAAATACCTgttctggaaaaaagaaatggcagcaAGCCCCAAGGGCGAATTGTGGGGGGCCACGTCTGCCCCAAAGGGGAATGCCCCTGGCAG GccatgctgaagctgaacgggGCGCTGCTGTGCGGGGGCACCCTGGTCGGCCCGGCCTGGGTGGTCTCCGCCGCCCACTGCTTCGAAAGGCTCCGGAGCAGGGGGAACCTGACGGCTGTGCTGG GCGAGCACGACCTCAGCCGCGTGGAGGGCCCAGAGCAGGAGCGGCGGGTGGCGCAGATCATTGTCCCCAAGCAGTACGTGCCGGGCAAGACGGACCACGACGTGGCCCTGCTGCAGCTGGCTCAGCCCGTGGCCCTGGGTGACCACGTGGCACCCCTCTGTCTGCCCGACCCGGACTTCGCGGACCAGACGCTGGCCTTCGTGCGCTTCTCAGCCGTCAGCGGCTGGGGCCAGCTCCTGGAGCGCGGGGTCACCGCCCGCAAGCTCATGGTGGTGCTGGTGCCCCGGCTGCTAACCCAGGACTGCCTGCAGCAGTCGCGCCAGAGGCCTGGCGGGCCTGTGGTCACGGACAACATGTTCTGCGCTGGCTATAGCGACGGCAGCAAGGATGCCTGCAAGGGGGACAGCGGGGGCCCGCACGCCACACGCTTCCGGGGCACCTGGTTCCTGACCGGCGTCGTCAGCTGGGGCGAGGGCTGCGCGGCAGCCGGCCACTTTGGGATCTACACACGGGTCTCCCGCTACACGGCCTGGCTGCGGCAGCTGATGGGCCACCCGCCGTCCAGGCAGGGCTTCTTCCAGGTCCCGCTGCTGCCCTAg